One segment of Gemmatimonadota bacterium DNA contains the following:
- a CDS encoding cold shock domain-containing protein, translated as MARGRIKWFNDAKGYGFIEQPDGGEDVFVHFSAIAMEGFKTLAEGSEVEFELKQTDKGLQAGNVMRL; from the coding sequence ATGGCCAGGGGCAGGATCAAGTGGTTCAATGACGCGAAAGGGTACGGCTTCATTGAGCAACCCGACGGCGGCGAAGACGTCTTCGTTCACTTCTCGGCGATCGCCATGGAAGGATTCAAGACGCTCGCCGAGGGCTCCGAAGTCGAGTTCGAGCTCAAGCAGACCGACAAGGGGCTGCAGGCCGGGAACGTGATGAGGCTCTAG